From Chromatiales bacterium, a single genomic window includes:
- a CDS encoding DUF2784 domain-containing protein: protein MAVGREDADPVAAWCARGEGDAAVAIRPAHLHRVGLALRADFVGGAGHANIVAVADCDDGGAGLGEHVLHLVGLGDAGDDQEQAGEQEAHDGKAVCVPGRFRSTLRCDHDLRKRGGRVSYLWLANAVLLLHLGFILFVIFGGLLALRDGRWALLHVPVFVWGALVNLMHWVCPLTPWENRLRALAGESGYSGGFIQHYVGAVVYPQIPSEQLGLVLGLAALAWNAGVYGFVLWRRRRHQGR from the coding sequence ATGGCCGTCGGCCGTGAAGACGCTGACCCGGTAGCTGCCTGGTGTGCGCGGGGCGAAGGCGATGCGGCCGTCGCGATCCGTCCAGCCCATCTGCACCGGGTCGGCCTCGCCCTGCGGGCGGATTTCGTAGGGGGCGCCGGCCACGCTAACATCGTCGCTGTAGCGGATTGTGATGATGGTGGCGCTGGACTGGGTGAGCACGTGTTGCACCTCGTGGGCCTGGGCGATGCCGGTGACGATCAGGAGCAGGCAGGGGAGCAGGAGGCGCATGATGGGAAGGCGGTATGTGTTCCGGGTCGATTCAGGTCCACACTACGATGTGACCATGATCTTCGCAAGCGTGGTGGGCGCGTGAGCTATCTGTGGCTGGCCAACGCGGTGCTGTTGCTGCACCTGGGCTTCATCCTGTTCGTGATCTTCGGCGGCCTGCTCGCCCTGCGTGACGGGCGCTGGGCCTTGTTGCACGTGCCGGTGTTCGTCTGGGGCGCGCTGGTGAACCTGATGCACTGGGTGTGTCCGCTCACGCCCTGGGAGAACCGCCTGCGCGCGCTCGCCGGCGAGTCGGGTTACAGCGGCGGGTTCATCCAGCACTACGTGGGTGCCGTGGTCTACCCGCAGATCCCGTCCGAGCAGCTGGGGCTTGTGCTGGGGCTGGCGGCGCTGGCGTGGAACGCGGGGGTGTACGGGTTCGTGCTCTGGCGCCGCCGCCGGCATCAGGGGCGATAA